Proteins co-encoded in one Bos taurus isolate L1 Dominette 01449 registration number 42190680 breed Hereford chromosome X, ARS-UCD2.0, whole genome shotgun sequence genomic window:
- the COX7B gene encoding cytochrome c oxidase subunit 7B, mitochondrial precursor: MFNLRMFPLAKNALSRLRVQSIQQAVARQIHQKRAPDFHDKYGNAVLASGATFCVAVWVYMATQIGIEWNPSPVGRVTPKEWREQ, from the exons ATGTTCAACCTCAGGATGTTTCCCTTGGCCAAAAACGCACTAAGTCGTCTGAGAG ttcAAAGCATTCAGCAAGCAGTGGCAAGGCAGATCCATCAAAAGCGGGCACCTGATTTCCATGACAAATATGGTAATGCTGTATTAGCTAGTGGAGCCACTTTCTGTGTTGCTGTATGGGTATAT ATGGCAACACAAATTGGAATAGAGTGGAACCCATCACCTGTTGGCAGAGTCACCCCAAAGGAATGGAGAGAACAGTAA